The Elaeis guineensis isolate ETL-2024a chromosome 3, EG11, whole genome shotgun sequence region ggcctgcttggttcggcgggctcccgaccttttcttcgcttctccttcggacctctgggctcgaccaagcgtcggtcggacgctccttcgtccgcgcgtatatacttgtatgcgcgctccagtagctcggcgtatgttcgggggagggtcttgtccagagaataagtaaatcgggacgacctcaggccccgcttcatggctgaaaccgccatgtcttcgttgaggtcccggacctcaagcgtggccgcgttgaatcgcgccacgaagtgtcggagcgtctcgttttccccctgcttgagggagaaaaggctatccgacgttcgcggcggctttcggctggtgctgaaatgggccacgaacgagtgctcgagctgcgcgaaggaatggatactgcccgatcgaagaccggagtaccaagccctggcagccttgcgaagtgtggcggggaagccgatgcaaaaaagagcgtcggttgccccttgaatcgtcatgagagctttatagctctcgaggtggtcgactgggtcgatggagccgtcgtatggctccacgttcggcattttgaaccgactgggaatcggctcatcgaggaccagtcgagagagaggctgggcggtctggaagtcgacgtcgttcgaagacttctggccgtccatctgcagttgggcgagtcggcggtcgatctcctcgaaccgtcgctcgtagtcgtccgctcgtcgatgctgggagaccccaggggtggagcctccggaggattctgaaagagaggccgacggtgtgcgcggccgcttttccttcctcgcccgttccaacggggaaggagagggccgctgggaccgtcggtcgtcgcgccgtggtcgcccctcctcctctccgtgggagcgctgttgggagcgctcgcatggaggcgacaggggtcggcgcggccgtcggcggctgctcctggaaggcataggtcgggccgccggttgttgctggaggcttttgactgcgtcggtcagtacggtcatctgccgtacgatggccgcaatctgggcctccgtggtcactgcagggcgcggggagctaggctccgccgccggtgggggcggggaggcttcttcccgacgggaagagcgcctggccgacccagtgactctcggtcgttgagctcttgtctttgtcatgcagctcccctacctggcgcgccaatctgttgcggccaatcgcctcgttgcccgatcgtcgggaagcgtgcacctgcaaaaggaagtccgcactgaccggaggcggctccgacggggaccctccgacggtcaagtcagagaggtgactgggcaacagtgaaatgcagagagagagctctgagaaagagagtgggagagagagagaggagcgagcctgcgtatgtgggagagacgggcggatcgaccctttgcactgttgccttccccggtatatatagtggagcacggtatggcgccatcattaatggcgcggacaagtgaggaactgtcaactcactgtagactgtcagagccgccgtgaaaacgtcatgtcgccgtgtagccgtctaatcgccagggttgacccggccccgggcgggacaatgcccctaggtaattgtgccgcatgtccgtgtcagggctgataacgtctggcgaccgtacggtggttggtggagtcggccgaccccaggtcggtggccagcagagtggcgtcggactcctccgttggtcggcgagcttcatgtgggttggctaccagacctctgggtttagttggtcgggaatggaccgtggaatggccgtagttagccgctgatggtgtccgtcggcctgtcgcccgaccgacggtcggccagtcagagtcgtccgtcgggccgttggttagtcggtcgggctgtcagccggtcgggccctccgatagtcggtcggtcggtatcccccaacagtactGATTGCGAACCTCTACCTTTCTGCTGTAATAAGTGAACTGGAGTGATCTAGTATGATCATCAACAGTAATGATTGCATGCGTCTCATATTATTAGGTGTGTTATATATACGCACACACACCCGACCTACAGCAATCATGACCATCTCGCGATACACGGGTGGTTGTGATGGACGTTTAAGTCCAACGTTGAACCTGTGAGGATCCGAACTCGGATGACGTTTGCTGGCTGTGTTGAGCCGTTGCATGTCCTGTCTTCGCTCTTCCATTTCATGCAATTGGAGATGCATGGGCATCAAAACTAGAGACTAGTTCGGACCGGACAGGACTTGGATTGGACCCACTCAAGCCGAGACCAGTTCGGATCCAGTTTCAAACGTTTAAAAGCCCAAGAGTGCTAGCCATGTAGGCGCTATTCCTACGATAGGCTCTGCCCCCGAACTTTTCTCCTCagatagagagagaagggaaGAGCGATGAGGAGCGGGAAGAGAAGCGATTACTCGCCAGAGGAGATGCCGAGCTTTGCTCAGATTCCGACGAGCTTCGGCCACGAGCTCCGGGCTTGCCTTCGCTGCCGTCTCGTCAAGACCTACGATCAGGTACTTAGGGTTTTCTTATCTCCCTCTCCTGCGTCGCTTCGGCGCTTCTTTTCTCCGTTTTGTTATCGATTCCCGTGCTAGGGTTAGGTTTTTAGAGCTGTTCCTTGATTGGCACCTTCAAGATTCTCTAGTTTCGAGGTTAATTTTTTGTTCTGATTATGTCATTCTTTTTGCCCTTTTGTGATGAATTACGGAGTGGGGTTTCTGTTTACTTCCAGTTAATGGTGTATCTTTATAGCCAATCCATTCGACCATTTGCACATTGACTTCGTATCATATGTAAAATCTTCCCCTTTCGGTGATTTTGTTTGGTTGTTTGCTGGATTTTCTCACTGTTTCATGGGTTGGGTTTGGTGGtgctctttttatttttgtttattattttttttaaaggatgAATATTTTCCTGATGCAATGTTTCTCTTGTTGCTCGCTCAAAATCCTTTCATTAATGAAAAGTTGAATACTTTTGTTCATTGACTTGTTCAGTTCAGAGAGTCAGGCTGTGAAAACTGCCCCTTTTTGGAGATGGACAAGGAGCATGACAATGTCGTAAATTGCACCACTCCCAATTTTACCGGGTGGGTTATTGCTGATCTGCTGTTTTTTTTAGCATCTTTTTCtgttagattttcttttggtcaAGAATTTATGTTCACCTGGAGGTAGGTAAAAGCCAGTTCTTTCTAAATCATTAGTTTGGAGTATGGCTGAATATTGTATGCTTGAAGATATTCTAGCTATGTGTAAAATTGGTAAGATTAACTATGTTTTGAAGGAATTTCTAGGACTGAGTAGCATTAGCATCCCATAATA contains the following coding sequences:
- the LOC105041620 gene encoding transcription elongation factor SPT4 homolog 2, producing the protein MRSGKRSDYSPEEMPSFAQIPTSFGHELRACLRCRLVKTYDQFRESGCENCPFLEMDKEHDNVVNCTTPNFTGIISVMDPSRSWAARWLRIGRFIPGCYTLAVSEELPEEYQTVCADNNVQYVPPKRA